One Candidatus Binatus sp. genomic window carries:
- the gor gene encoding glutathione-disulfide reductase, giving the protein MAEKYDLDLFVIGAGSAGVRASHVAASLGARVAVAEERYLGGTCVNVGCIPKKLLVYASEFSEAFEDSAGFGWTIDERRFDWNKLVANKNVEITRLNGVYENLLINAGVKILRSRARIVDAHTIAIGGERVATKYILVATGGWPTVPRIPGAELAITSNEAFYLDRMPERIVIVGGGYIGLEFAGIFHGLGARVTVIHRGEIFLRRFDDDLRVALAAEMRKRGIDLRFETLVSRIDRGDGGGVHVTLTQGASVDASLIMFATGRTANTHGIGLEDAGVMLDGAGAIVVDRYSRTSAENIYAIGDVTNRKNLTPVAIAEGRAVAETLFGKHAMSVDYDNVPSAVFSQPTIGTVGLTEVEARQRFGEIDIYKSNFRPLKHTLSGRDERTFMKLIVDRKTDRVVGCHMMGTDAGEIIQGFAVALQCGATKAQFDATIGIHPTAAEEFVTMREKAPA; this is encoded by the coding sequence ATGGCCGAAAAGTACGACCTCGACCTCTTCGTGATCGGTGCTGGTTCAGCCGGTGTACGCGCGAGCCACGTCGCGGCAAGTCTCGGCGCGCGCGTCGCCGTCGCCGAGGAGCGCTACCTCGGTGGGACCTGCGTTAACGTCGGCTGCATTCCGAAAAAACTGCTCGTGTATGCCTCCGAGTTCAGCGAGGCGTTCGAGGATTCCGCCGGCTTCGGCTGGACCATCGATGAGCGCCGCTTCGACTGGAACAAGCTAGTCGCGAACAAGAATGTTGAAATTACGCGTCTCAACGGTGTCTATGAGAACCTGCTAATCAACGCGGGCGTGAAGATACTCAGGAGCCGCGCGCGGATCGTTGACGCACATACTATCGCGATCGGCGGCGAACGCGTCGCCACCAAATATATTCTTGTGGCAACCGGCGGATGGCCGACGGTCCCGCGAATTCCCGGCGCCGAACTCGCAATCACATCGAACGAAGCATTCTATCTCGATCGGATGCCGGAGCGGATAGTCATTGTTGGCGGTGGCTATATCGGCCTCGAGTTTGCGGGAATCTTCCATGGATTGGGCGCGCGAGTCACGGTGATCCATCGCGGTGAGATCTTCCTGCGCAGATTCGACGACGATTTGCGCGTCGCACTGGCGGCAGAGATGCGCAAGCGCGGAATCGACCTGCGCTTCGAAACCCTCGTCAGCCGAATCGACCGGGGCGACGGCGGAGGCGTGCACGTCACGCTCACCCAAGGCGCCTCGGTCGATGCAAGTCTCATTATGTTCGCGACTGGGCGTACCGCGAATACGCATGGAATCGGACTCGAGGATGCGGGCGTGATGCTCGATGGGGCGGGCGCGATCGTGGTCGATCGCTATTCGCGTACATCGGCCGAGAATATCTACGCGATCGGCGACGTGACGAATCGCAAGAACCTGACGCCGGTCGCGATCGCCGAAGGGCGTGCGGTGGCGGAGACGCTCTTCGGCAAGCACGCGATGAGCGTCGATTACGACAACGTGCCGTCGGCGGTCTTCAGCCAGCCGACGATCGGAACAGTCGGTCTGACCGAGGTGGAGGCGCGTCAGCGTTTCGGCGAAATCGATATCTACAAATCGAACTTCCGTCCCCTGAAACACACGCTCAGCGGCCGCGACGAGCGTACCTTCATGAAGCTGATCGTCGATCGCAAGACTGATCGTGTCGTCGGCTGTCACATGATGGGTACTGACGCGGGCGAGATAATCCAGGGCTTTGCCGTTGCGCTGCAATGCGGCGCGACCAAGGCGCAGTTCGACGCAACGATTGGAATCCATCCGACCGCGGCAGAGGAGTTCGTCACGATGCGTGAGAA